CtagaaaaaactttaaaatagcACACCTGCTGTTGATGGTATATTTAATACTGTAACCCTGTGGTTTCCACAGCACCATAACAACAAagttcagatgttttattgttttccatCCATAACGTCACTACAAGACACATATTATATCGTCACTATCACACTAAGAGCATCTTTGTTAATGCCATGACACCCGAGTGTGGTATAACCTTCAAATCTGTCACAGTCCTCAAATGGCAAAAACAAGTGAGGTGAAGCATGAGTGCATTTGTGCaaaaagctgcagatttttGTCCTCTAACTACAGGGGCTCGGCATCACTTCCTCAGCAGACGAAAGATCCCCCTACCAGCCCCCTATTTTCTGAGGCACAAACAAGACTGTTTCTTTCAGACCTTCAGCTTGGCTGCTTCCTCAGCTCCAGAGTGCCTCTGTGACTTGCATTATAGTGAGGTCTCAAACCCACTCACCACCAGTGGCAATGACAAAATGCCATATCATCACCTTGAAGTctcgggaaaaaaaaaaagaaaagccaagtGGGTTTCCTTCAAAACAACCCAGCCTCAATTAGCTTCCTGTCTTATGAatattgatgaatgaatgaatatgactagaaaaaaaaaaaaaaagaagaagtgaggTATGAAATGTGCACAAAGAAACAGTCATCGTTTAATTTGCTGTGCTCTGTTGTGTGAACGGAAATGCCACAGCCCACGGTTACAATGATTCCAAAGGGAACTGAAACGGCATGTTCACTGCAGTGAGCTGAGGCATTTTGGGGGCACACCGTTTATCAAATTTGTGTGGCCATTGCTTAAAGAGCTGATATGGCCAGCACAAATGTAGTTCAGCAATCCCATAAGAAAATGGCTGGTTTTTCCTGCACAGCAGGGGGTCTACTACAGAGGACCTTGCACTGACTgctcatttacatttcaaacactgtctATAACTGCAAGGGATTTGatgttttccctctctgcttAGCAGTCTTATTCCTCCCTTGCTAATTCTCCAGCAGCcatactgtctgtgtgtatgcagtACAGCCAGCATGGCTACCACAAAGCACTGCTATCCTCTGTGCCTTTGACTGGGTTTGCTTCCATACCGTGCCAGTACCATACGGCACTCACAGAGCCCAGATATTCAACCTTAACTCAAAGGCAGAAACTCTCATGAAGACGCTTTTATAAACTGCCTATAACAGCCCCGTGTGAGCAGTCGTTTGACAATGTCCAATTCACAAGTGAATTTAACATGCTTTGTTGATGCACATGCAGGAGCCAGTCGGCCTACTGTAGCGGCATGTTCAGCAACATGGAGCCACGTCTCCATGTGGTGAGAGCAAACatgctttgtttgtttccatAATCTGCTTGTCGATCACCTGAGGCCCAGCAAGCAGCCCGGCCTGCAGTgcaagagagaggcaggaagccGAGGCTGGGGACAAAGCGGCGCAACCAAGCCTAGCCTGCCACCAGGAAGAGCCAGCTTCCCTCACAAGGTCAGGCTGCAGTGGAAATGTATGACGTTCGGCTCTATAGACACTGCCTGCCTCTGCATTTCCTCCAATCATGTTTGCGATTACAGTGCTAGATACTAATGCGCGTGGGCCCATGTATGACTGTTCAGATTGGAATGAGAAACGGGCACTGACACAAATATGTCATTCTCAGCAGAGGCCTGACACAAGTAGATCTCACTGACCAAGAGAGCTGAAGAGCTCTGTAGAACCTGGTGTTACTCCTGAAAACCAGGATGGGATTACAAagggaggaacagagagaaagaggaaagagggagagaaagagggaggaaataTTTCTATTATTCATTTTGTCCAGCATCCAGTGGATAGCGGAGGAAGCTCCTATGACTTTCTGGGGAAGAATTCAGCATAGGaaataatattttagttttagtgcAAAAAAACCTTCTTTTACACGACATGTTGTGCATCATTAGACTCTCCTGTTCTGCTTCAATAACTGAAGCTACAACTTTATCAGTAGTGAAACTATGCCTGTAGGTTTAATCACTCATTTCATTTGTCTCCCTCCTGACCACAATTAATTACAATATGTACATTACATGTCTTACATGACTGAATAGCTAGTGGACTGTGAGATCCGATGAGGTGTCAAACGACTGTCCTTTCAACACGTTTTATTTAAGCTACATTTACTACTACatcattcttttttaaaaaccttcatTATCAGTGCCACTGTAATAACACAGCatataattaattaactgaTAGAAAACCTAGAAAACCAAGGTTATGAGGATGTAGTAACTGTTTGACAGATCTTCTCCTCTGGGACCATTACTGTAGATGCAAACACTGATTATATGATTGCTCATCTAATAGTCACAATCACTGGCTTTGTGGTTGCTGTATTCCCTTGGGATTTTTATGTGTCTCTAAAGAAAGACAACTTTCCAGGCTGTTATAAGCAGAtacaaatcaaatcatttttttgacatagtCATTTCTTATGGTCCACACTGAAAAATCACACGTTATAATAACCAGGCAAagggaaaccaaaacaaaaaaagatgaaacCTGAGAACACGAACATGTGGACTCTTTGTCAACATTACTCTGACATTTATATTCCACCTGGTTAGTATACTGACATTGTTATGGGTTAATACACCGTCTCTGAGGAGCAGGGGTCTGGCTCTGTGTAATGCATGCAGGGCTGCGTCATTAGGGCTCTGGACAGATCTGGTATCACTTCAAACACTCATGTGTCTCCTCCACTGCGCACAGGATAGCCTGTAATAATGAGCAGGTGCCAGGAGCATGGACACAGACATGGCACTACACTTCACACACATGTAACTAGGTTGCAGCCAGCATCGTTTGATGTTGCCTATTACGGCCTGTAATAAGCTgtctaaacacacactgcaataaTAAATAGCCAGTGAACCAGACGAACAGGCTAATAATAATCGCCGACGGTGGCCACTTACCCAAAATCCTGGTCCATCGATTTGAAGAAGAATTTGTAGCTATTGACCGGTCGATTGTtgaggacatttttaaaatccgCTAAGGTGACTTTCTCTGGAGAAACGGACAGTTTTACCAGATAAGGAGTCTCCTCCTCGTCtatatgatatattattttAGTCTCCGCCATGAGAGTAAGGGGAGGACAATCATTGACACAGGAAAGGAACAAGGGTTGGCAGCGCAATGAACGGGCCTGCTATGTTACCAGTTACCCGTAGAATAACATAACAGCATTCCCTAATACATAAACCTGTATAACCCGCGGTGGAAAATAAAGCTCCGTGTCTTTGACAAACACAGCGAAAATCCAGACATAATCGCGTTATGAGTGCCTGTGTTCCTGCTCCAGTGTGAGTCGGTACGGTGGCTCTCTCGGCACTAAAACAGGAAGGGACAGTCCACATCCTTGCGATATGGAGTTGGGAATATTGCTATTGCTATTTTTCACAGGCTAATTGGTTAGACAGTGCTGTCATCTAGTGGTGTGTCTGGGCTGTGCGCAGGTCTCTATGCCCATCTTATAAAACACTCACACCGTAGGCTACACTGTACAGTACAGACATAACATAGAACAAAGAGGAAGTACTCTGGCTGTATCGGAGCTTGCCTCTGCTTTCCTCTTGTAATAATCAGCTTTTGTTAACTGATAGCAATCACCACGGCGGAATATTATTGTGTCAGGGAGCACTTCACCTCAATATTAATTCAGTTCAATCCAATTAATTATAtacaattaaaacattattccaaagattttttttttttaaatgtttgagaTGTATTTTTGGTACCTTGACAAATTCCTTATTAGTTGTGATAAcccaaatgaaaacataaattcCATGAAATCCCATAACATGAAATGATATcatgaattaaataatgaaagaaaataatatttaacaacaaaaaattcaataaaatgaaaatgagaagtaaaaccagaaaaaagCAGAAGCTGCACTAACTCATGATTGGACTGATGATTATATAGACTAATGGGTTTTTTGCAGTTAAAGGGCATATTAAATATTAGATATGTCTCTAATTACAAGTGAGGGTGATAATAATTAGAGCTTAGTCAGTAAGAGAATAATCAATCATAGGATTGTAAATGCTTCATTATTAGTGGATGTGACCGATCAGCCCAGCCAGGAGTGattatcaataaatcattaGGTAATCTTGCTGCATAGTTACAGTGTCTACtgcattaacaaaaacacactatGATCATCGGAACACAATGTTAACCATTTTCAATCAAGAGTTTActgttcctctgcctctctcattGTTCTGTTGTTTCAATACAATTGTTATACTTACCTCAAGTCTTtctccatatatatatatatatatatatatacatatatatatatatatatatatatatatatatatatatatatatatatgattatttgtacattttaagtTCATATCTTAGTTtcttgttgggggggggggtgggcgCCCTCTAACAACTAGAACAAACAGTGATTCATAAGTCTCTGACAGCTGTTGTGAATATTTAATAGAAGAACTATTTTATTAGAAGAGACCAACATTACAGTGTGTGCaagagagcaagacagagagcgagagacagagagagaaagaaaggggctAGGGCTGCAGTTTGTGATTTAGCATTACTGAGACACCTCCTCCTGCAGTACGCCTCACAGAGCTGAGAAGATTTTTAACAACATGTGTCATTAACCAGCAGTTTTAGTCATGaaagttcagtgttttataaaCCAGGATACATTGTGCATGCTTGATGCAAACAAGTACTGCACAGCCCattaaaaaccaaataaatggttaaaagttggttttttttcctgagttTTGTTAGACTGAGCCTTTAGTCCATGGTTGCaaaatttcattatttttcagccGATAAGTTGAAATCACTAAACACTTGTATTCTAAGAGACTATAGATCTATTGGGAGGGAATTACAGTATTtctaaaatacataaaatagaTGAAATTTAGTCACTTTGTCACCACAGTAGAgctttgtaaaaaaatataaaaattaaaagtacCACGATGTGTGTAGAATTTCTTGCCATCTATAGCTAAAAATGTGTTCTACTTGTTTCCAAACACTGTctacatacagtaaattaacTTTGAAACATGGTGAAATACCTTTTACAAATTGAAGTACAGCAgaatttgtgcaaaaaaaaatagttatCAAATTTTAACAATTAAGAAAAGCTGTGAGCTTGCAGTTCTGTAAGCATGCACAGTACATGTAAAACATACTTTAGTAAACAGCATGcactttaattaaaattaaaaaaaaaaagcataataaaAAAGTCTAATATTCAACACAAACCAACCAATGAATGCAAAGGAGTAAGGATCAAATAAATGCTTAACCTTATTGTTACAAACAGCTGGTTAAAATGCaagttatattaaaaaaaaaaaaaaatacacataaaaaatgatgatgccTTTTAGTGAAAAAAAGCTTAGTGTGCTAGAATTACAGCAGAGGGAGCATTCCTCTTGTCCTCTCCTgggtttcctcctgtttttctccttttctccatGGTCCCTTACTCTTCCGGTGTTTGCCCTGGACCTGCCAGCAGCATCTCAGAAATATCGCACTTACTTCCACAGCTTCCCATCAAAGTCTGAAGGACGAGGTGGGAGAGGGACATCGTATCAATAAAACATACTGTTTTCTTATCTCAAGCTACACTGCGActgtaactgactgactgttggaAGCGTGTTTACTATTTAACTGAAGAACGTCGGCTCACCCTTATTGCAGTCTTTGGtcatatctctctctttcagtaGGTTGTTTTTGTACTCTGTGGATTGTAACAGACACAAGGGTTATGAgaaaggaaaatacattttattttattcaggtAGGTCATGTGTGTTTACTGCACCTGAATTCAGAGATTCTTGGTTACAGGTCCTCAGCTCTGTGCACTCTAATGACATTTCTCCTCCACTGTAGACACTTCCTCTGCACGAAATGAACACGGTTTTGGTTAAAATTGGATTTAATTTATGGAAAAAAtcatattcaatttacaatatAGTAATGTCTTACCGTTCATATCTCCGCACCTCATACTCCagcccttaaaaaaaaattgaacacACAATCTCAAACACATGCCCATGAAATGTGACCCTTACAGTAGCAACCATAATGAATATGCCGTTTTATAATTATAAAGTGCAAGCAAGTTGTCATATACAAGCCAATGACTAGGTGATTTAtgggatgcacacacacacacacaaacaaacacacatacacaataccTCTCTTTTTGCGTCGTCGTGTCAGCACAATGACAGCGACAACGATGAACGCCAGCAGTAAGAAAGTTGCCAGGAAGTAGCCCAAATGCTGCACAAAATAACCTCGATGCTCGGGGAGGATGACGTTCACCACTCGTGGACTCTCCACCTCCTCAGTCCCTAAAGGCAGAAAATTTAAACAATCAAACAACACCTACCAACACAAAATATTCCACATCGTAAATAACAAGCGATCTCAAGAAACACTCAAATACAGTAACAATGGGATGTACTGTGGAGAGGTCATATTTTAACATGGATATATTGGTTTGCTACGGTGGATTAATATAATGGCAATAAACATGGATCAAACTGAAATGCATTTCCACATAACTAAACATTTTCATTCCCCACGAGGcttcctctttttcatttgaGTCCTGAagccagagacagaaggagggagggcaggagttaaatgtcaaaatgctgTTTGGCAATAATGACTTCCAGACCTGATGTCATgcagctgttattttttttctctctcttcacagaaaaacacaggctgaccagagaagaggaggagaagtgtgAGGAACGAGACAAATTCTGTAATGTGGTTTGTCTGAGTGTCTGTATTAGTTTTCCATTTAGGACTTTTGCCGTCATCTCGCAAACACAGAAGTCTAGTTTCTGCATgcatggaaaataaatctgtgacACTTTCAGCAGAGCTCATCAgcaaactcaaaaaaaaagtctgacagGCCAGTCAGAGTAAATATCTGAGTTCACTGCAGGCAGCACCCAGACCCAGACTGTTTGTGTACATTTTCTAGATACTCGACAATACTTattcaaaaaatgacaaatacagaaaatacataCTGAGCTAGGAGATGCAAAACCATATCAGCTTCAAACTGCTCTATATGTCCACTATAATCACAGTGAACTGTACCACGGCTACTTTTGCAGAATAACCACTCGATGCATGTTTACAGAGCTGTTGCTGTTATAGTCTTTCAGCGTCTCCCTGAATTCAAAGGCAGCCTAATCACAGAAGCCAGACCATAGGAAAACTCCCAATCTTTTCCTCTTGAATATTTACTCTCTGGTCTCTGATTAAGCAGTTAAGCTGGACACTACTACAATCAAACACTATTGAGGGAGAACATGCAATGGAGCATCTCTGACTATGCTTTCAAATCCAGCCAAtcatgaagaaataaataaataagtaagtaagtaaataaataaatcaacctAACCCCCTTCCTAAATGAGAGCTTGGTTGGTAATTATTGCCTGTCATTGTTTAATGTACCTAATATGCATGAAACTGCAAAGACAGGTCCAAGGTGATTGTCTCTAGAGCTCAACCGGAGCTGCAGCCATGTTGTCCGGGCAGTAGcccatttccattttcttgaCAGATCTGACAAGTGTGCACATGTAAACTGTTATTTCACATAAGCCGCACAGAGGttaaactgtcttttttttccctgcggGATATGCATCATTTGCAAGTCAATGAACTTCGGGAATGCATCTTCGTTCTCAAAGATAAAGATTTCTGTTGAACTGCTGACAGCTCACAAAATGCCTCCTTGACGGTGACAAAGAAACAATGTCGTATTCGTTCTTGCTGTAAATAATTATGGCAATCGGGTGGAAAGCTCTTGTGTCATTTGTAATTTCAGATGATCGCTGGCGCCTGTGTGAGCACAAACGACTTGGTCTTAATCTAACAGATAAGATCAGCGGTGTGTAAAGGAGAAGTGAATTCCTACCTGCCATCGATCCATATGTGCATTTCTTTACAACACACTTTAAACGGTTATTAAATGGGCTGTCATTTCTTTAAAGGGGGAGGAGGATCTATAGTCTAACACATACCTTCTTCCCTCCCCCTTACTTTGCTCTTTCATGCCACAGCTGCTCCAGATGTTGAACAGATGTATCAGACTTCCTTTGACTGCTGGTAAACAGGCCTCAACCAGAGGCTGATACACATCAGCAGTAGAAACAGAGCAGAAACTGAGAGCAAAGAAGGATAAACAAAACCTGAGATACAGTCTAACCAGTCTAGACAAGTGGTTGGGTCTTTTTGAAAATGGGGTCAAATGGAGGAAATAACAAGATATATCCACTGCCTGAATTAGTGGCTGCTGGAGCCCACTCCTCTGCTCAGTGTAGTTAAAATGTCTCcagctgtaaatgaaaaaaaaaaaaaaaaagtcggcCAGGAAAATGAGACCACTTCCGCTGCAGCCAATTTAAAGCTGTTTACTGTAGACAGCATCTCAAGTCGGAGCTGCACATAGATGAATCCAAAAAACCCTGCTTCTCAATTTGCAATGTGAATTTACAGTCAACGTCAacagtctctttctttctttctttctttcttggttAGCTCCCACATTCCTTCTACCTCCTCCCTAACTCTTCagctcaaacacaaaaacaaagaggactgAGAAAGAACTGGCAAGAAGAGGAACTGATTTAACTGACCAACTATGCctataaatataacaaaaaagaaaaaacccagGAGCAGTGTTCTCACTTCATGCACAATCCTGCCAGGAAACCATATGGGGAAAAACATTTACCCTTACTAGCGTCtggaaaaacaaagttctggtggtttctgttgttgtttttaattctgTGTGGCTTACTTGGTTCTGGCTCATCATTCTGGAAAACTCTGGGTGCTGTTGTGGGCGCAGATGGAAGTGGAGGTCCCACAGTGAGCCTGAAGATGCGTCTCTCATGCAGACCGCAGTAGTGGTGGTGCAAGTGGCAGGAGTACAGGCCCTTGTTGACGGGCTTcaagtcagagacagacagtgagaagTCCCCTAAAGTAAAAGCGTCCTCGGCCACGCTCATCTTGCTCTGGGCAAAGAGAGGTCCATAATCCCGGCGCTCTCCAGAGGCATAGAGGTCCACTAGCCGGTCGGCCCTATCAGGACGCACTCCAGGGGCCTGGAAGTCCCAGTGAGCCACCTGCTGCTGGTCCTCCTGGAGACCCTCTCTCCACAGGGGGCGCCGGTTTACGCAGGGCAATACCACTGAGCTGCCCAGTAAGACCACGAATACAGTTTTCTCACCGTCCCAGTAACGTTTCTCTTTCCGAGCTGGAAACATAAGAGTGTGAAATACATTGCTGTCAATGGTATGTGATACATCACAACTAATAGAATAACTTTGGTTAGTACAATTAGGAGGCCTCACCTGACTTAGTGACATTGAGCTGGATTTGAATAGATTGATGAATCTGGCAGTAATGATGGTGGAGATTACATGTGTAAACTCCTTTGTCAGTCATGACCAcatctgaaaaggaaaaacatccaAACCAAtgtgatgaaatgaatgaatgatgaaatgatgaaattataAATCCAAGGGTGAAATGTGGCCGGTGATTCTGGAGAATAATAAAAGTCTCACTGTTGATGATGAGGGAGAAGTTGCCATCATTGAAAGCGGAGTCTGGGATGGAAATGCGTCCTTTGTTGTATCCATTGTAGACCCTCTCGCGGGCTCCAGGGGACATATCCAGGATTCGCTCTACAGAATACTCGGGGCTGCTGCGGACCAAGTCCCAGTGCACCACTCTCTGACGGTCCTTCAGTCTGTCCTGGGTCCACACCATGCGGGGGCTATGGCAGGGCAGAACGGCCTTAGACCCTGCAGGGAGGGTGATGTTCTTCACCTCCACTACCACACCAAGACTGGTGCTGCTGCCCTGGCCCCATGCTGACACGAATAAATAACCACATGTGCTCAAAAGATCAATGTAGAAATGACATGACAAAAGCATAAGTTACAGTACATTCAGTCATTGTTAaggcagagaaataaaaatgtattaccTCCTGGCATGAAGAGCACAGcaacaactgaaacagaaaaaaacaatgataagCCAGCAAAAATGGCTGAAGTGTCTGGAAAGTTTCAATATGACCTGGACTGACCCAACCAGTGAAAGATTGGACTAGAGGTGGGTTCAGTGAGAGGACTgtttacagaaacagaaaactgaagaaacaaGGACATGGTCCACACAGGAcatcaaaagcagaaaaaacatacacagtATCAAAAATATTCTCtggaaatatattttgtttgctgATTTCTCACTCTAGAGATAGGAAATTTTCCTGCACAGCATTTGCTATTTCTAATGCATTTTTCCCACAGTGCTatttcaaagtctgtttactgAAAGGCCAGCAGAGACGCACACAGCCAAAGCATACAGAGACTCTATTCATCCTGGCTGCTGCTGGCTTGTTGCAAGGCCATGATCCTGAGGGGATGAAGAACCGGGCTGCTATTCAGCTCACTTCAGTCACACTACCTGGTGTCAAAAGTCCAGGAACATGACCAGACACCTGTATTTTTACTGCACTGGTAATGGGAACAGTGAGCTACAGAGGCCAGAGGTGCAGATCCTTCAGTGCggtgttattttttaatgtactgAATGTGTGGATGTATTGAGAACAGTAAAAATCTTATAGCTGTAATATCTTATTGATTTGAAAATGCCATGATTAATAAACACTTTTCAAATCCCAAGTTACAAAATGTGTCACACAAGGCATCCACAAATGATAAGATCagtaaagataaaagataaaaaccaaATCCAATGTAATCCAGCAATGTAAGctaaaggaaataaaattataaaaaaaaaaaaaaaaaaaatcaagtaaaatatttaaacaacaaaactaaacagAAATCGAGATGTGCTCTCTGGTAAAAGTATGTTTATGTTTCAAGAAGGGTCTTAAAAGATGTTGCTGTCTCAGCTGTCCTCAGGCAGGTCATTCCAGAGCATCGTGGCTCTGACTGTAAATACTCTGCACCCTCAAGTTCTAAACCAGGCCTCTGAGACAGCTAAGAGACCTGTGCCTGAGGATCTCAAACTATCAACAGGCTCATATGGTTCTATGTAAGAGGTCTAAGCATACAAAGATATGAGGCCTTgaaaagcattaaaagtaattaatGAGATCTTAGAATCAATTCTAAAACATCCTAGGAGCCAGTGTTAGTAAAACACTATATCCTAAATGTAGCAAAGCACATTTACCCAAATACAAATCTGAGAATTTCTATTTTACGCCATTTTTACTTAGTTCACATGCAGCAGAATATatcacttctttcttttctggTTATATTTGATG
The genomic region above belongs to Seriola aureovittata isolate HTS-2021-v1 ecotype China chromosome 9, ASM2101889v1, whole genome shotgun sequence and contains:
- the LOC130175159 gene encoding matrix remodeling-associated protein 8-like, which translates into the protein MHLDMILLQIVAVLFMPGAWGQGSSTSLGVVVEVKNITLPAGSKAVLPCHSPRMVWTQDRLKDRQRVVHWDLVRSSPEYSVERILDMSPGARERVYNGYNKGRISIPDSAFNDGNFSLIINNVVMTDKGVYTCNLHHHYCQIHQSIQIQLNVTKSARKEKRYWDGEKTVFVVLLGSSVVLPCVNRRPLWREGLQEDQQQVAHWDFQAPGVRPDRADRLVDLYASGERRDYGPLFAQSKMSVAEDAFTLGDFSLSVSDLKPVNKGLYSCHLHHHYCGLHERRIFRLTVGPPLPSAPTTAPRVFQNDEPEPRTEEVESPRVVNVILPEHRGYFVQHLGYFLATFLLLAFIVVAVIVLTRRRKKRGLEYEVRRYERGSVYSGGEMSLECTELRTCNQESLNSEYKNNLLKERDMTKDCNKDFDGKLWK